The Eubacterium ventriosum genome includes the window TACTACTACAACATTTCCAAACTTAGACAGTTCTTCCCCGTCATATGCATATTGTTCCACACTTGAACCACTATTCCATCCTCCTCCATGCATCCAAACCATTACCGGTTTTTTTTCATTCCTGTCTAATGACTGTGTCCATATATTTAAATATTGGCAATTTTCATCCTGTGGCATATAATAATGTGGACAAACCTGTGCATCATATCCTATAGGAGTAGTTCTTTCAGGACATACATATCCATATGATACTGCCGGTTTTGAATTTTCCCATGGTCCAACTTTAGACGGCATATGAAATCTTTCTGCGTTAGCATATTTTATTCCTCTAAAAATATATGTACTACTCTTTTTTATGCCTGCTATATTTCCATTTTTTGTTTTTGCCAAAGGATTATCACTTAAAACTATTGCTTTTTCCGTTAATTTATCACAAAACATATCTTTCTTATCCTTCCTTTATATGTGAAGTCTTGTGCCTCCACCATATAATCTTTCTGGTCCCTTATCGCCTGGTCCTAAAGCTCCTGCTTTTTCCACCAGTTCTATTAATTTATCGTCATAATTAATTTTTTCTTCAGTTTCTTTATCAAATATCATTGTAGGAATTACATCTTTCTCTGCTACATTCCACTTTGGTAGTCCCTTATGATTTGGGTTTCCCGTATAAGCAAATGAAACTAAAGCACCTGCCATTTCATCCTGTAACTTTTCTGAAATGCCGGGAATATATTCTGATTCAAAAAACTCTGCATGATGGAAAATATATGCCTCATCTGCGTTATGCCAAGGTGTTGTTCCTCCGTAACACGGCATATCTAAAGATAACATCCAATTGTATGTATCTGCACAGTTTTGTTCAACTCTCATTTTGCATAAATCTTTATGAGGTTTTCTCATAAAAACATCAACATATAAAGCTTTTGCCGGATCTTTTTTTGGATACGCTTTTCCAAATTCCCGTATAATGTCATCAGTATACTTCCCATATCTTTCAATAAGCTGATCTATTGTTTGTTTTGACTTCCATTGATTAATATCTCCTATACCCCCATTATGTTTTGCCGATGATACAAATTCTCCCAAAACACTACCCGTAATCATAGGGATACTTTTTGTTTCCTCCCTAAATTTCATTCCAGCCATTTGAGGATTTCCGAAATAATTTTTATAGTCTACAGGAGGTGTCCACTGTAATCTTTCTCCATGACGCTTCATAAAATTGTCATATGCATAATTAATTGCCTTTGCCAGCTTGTAATATGGAATTGTCTCTATTTCTGAAATATTTTCTTTCTTTATGTTAAGAAACTTAACTATATCTCTTGCAACTTCTTTGTTGTTTTCATGGGTAAATGTAGAATCTCTTCCTGTGCCGCTATGTATAGACACTTTATGATACAAACCATCTGCTGCAGGCATTTGCATAAGTTCTATTATTTTAAATCCACCACCGGACTGTCCAAAAAGCATTACATTATCCGGATCTCCACCAAATTCTGAAATGTTTTCTTTAACCCATTTCAATGATGCTACCAGATCCATCATTCCTACATACCCTGACTCTTCATATTCCTTGCCATATTCATATAAATCTAAATACCCTAAAGCATTTAATCTATGGTTAACAGAAACTACTACTACCTTTCCCCATGTTGCCAATTCCTCACCATCATAAGCTGTTATTTCAATTGCTGAACCATGTTCCTGACCACCACCATGAATCCAAACCATAACCGGAAGTTTTTCATTTTTTTCTATGCTTGGTGTCCATATATTTAAATTTTGACAGAATTCACTTTGTGGATACCAAAAATGTGGTTCTGTAAAAGAGTCTCCCGGTATACGTGTACTTATTTCATCCGGTACAGGACCATATGCCACTGCATCCTTTATTCCTTCCCACTTATCCGGTTCTGTAGGCAAGTGAAATCTCTTCGCCTTCGCATATTCTATACCTTTAAAAACAAAACAATCATCTCTCCATGTTCCTCTTAATTTCCCATATTTCGTATTAACAACAGGATAATCCGGATTGCTAATAGCTTTATTTTTCAACTTTTTTATATACATTTTTTACTCCTAATTAAAAATCCAATTACTACTATCATCATATAATTTCTTAATTGTTTCCGGTTTATCTTTACCTGCCCATTGTTCTGAATACTTTAGTCCACCTTCATACAAATCTCTTCTTGCAGCCATATTAAAATTATTACTTCTATATTTTTCTAATTGTTCCTTTTTTATATAAAACGGTTCATCCCCAAAAACAGAATCCATTCTATCCTTTTCATATATTCCTTCCATGTATACAATTCCCCATACTCCATCCCGCTTTTCCACTCTGTAATGCATTCTGCTGTTGCATTGTATATCTACCCATTTTCCATCCAAGCAGGTTCTAAATGTTAATGTACAAATTATTTCAGCAATAGCTTTTTTGTCCTTCAACCATACAACTGTGTTATTAATTTTGTGTCCATGACTTTCTTTTTCATCCGGTTTATTTTCTCTTTTTGTAGGCTTTGCATTAAAGTAATCTGTAACTTTCCCCTTAAACCATGTGGTAAATATTTCTCCGTCCTTAAACCAACATTTTTCTCTCTGTTCCTTTAGTCCATAATCAGTACAATATCTTTCATACTCTACAAGTTCTCTTATTTTTTGTTTTTCAATTATTTCTTTATTTTCTATGTTCCCCATTGGCAATTCATAAAATTTCATGTTTTTCTCCTATAGTTCATTAATAATATTAACGGTTTCATTTACAATATCTTCCGCCTGTGGCACATGTCCCAGTCTATCAATAATTGCATGAGAAATTCCTCCATATCTGATACATTTAGCCTTGTTTCCTGCTTTTCTTAATTGCATCACATAAAATTCATCCTGCTGTCTCAATCCATCATACTCGCAACTAATCATTAGTGTATACGGCATATTGCTTTTATCCGGATCCATCATTGGACTATATATTGGGTTATATACATCCTGTGGATTTTTCATTGTCATTAGTTCTATAGGATCTTCTCCATATTTAACCATATGGCCTAAATTAATTAATTTCTTCTCCATATCTCCCTGTTCTTCTGAAAAATCATACACGTCTTCACTCCACACATATCCATCCATTGTAGCATCGCATTTTACTGTGCAAGGATATGCCAAAACTAATGCCTTAATCCAATTTAATCCGGAATTTCTTGCTTTAATAGCTGTAGATAAAGCAAGATTTCCTCCTGCACTATCTCCTCCCACTGCTATTCTGTTTTTATCAATTCCATACTTTTCATAATTTTCATAAATATGTTTTAGGCAGTTAAAACAATCATTCTGAGCATTAGGGAATGGTTTTTCAGGTCCTTTGTTATACTCAATGCTGAAAACTACTGCATCGGCTCTTTCTGCCACTAATTTGCAATAGTTTTCTAATACACTTACAGATCCTCCTATCCATCCACCTCCATGAATCATTACTAATGCAGGTCTCTCTTTTTTTTCAGTTCTTCTTTTGTAATATCTCCATATTTCAACATTATTTTTCTCTAAAACTAAACTTTCGCACTTTGTAATAATTTCTGTCTCGTTAAGATTTAAATTAGGATATCCCATTGAGTCTCTCATTCTTTGGGCTAACTTTTCCAAACTGATTTCGTTGCATTTTTCTTCCCCAACATGTTCCTGTTGATTTTCTAACGCTTTTATTTCATACGGATCCATGTATCCTTTTCTTCCATCTACCGGACTTTCCTTAAAAATAACTTCCGTTCCATAGGATTGTATAATTTCTTTTTCTTCTCCTAATTTTTTTACTAACTCATCGCTATATCGTTTCATATACACTCTCCTCTTATTTGTATTTGTAATTCAATCCTCCTTTAAATTACACTAGTATCCGACCTTATCTGTATTTATACTATCATTTGGCTATTGTACTTTCTGTAGTTTATTTTTTGAATTTGTGTACTATTTAAATATTTATTGTCTATTTTTTACATTACAATGTGTAATATATTATTTTTTATTATGCTTTATTAATATAAACTGTTTTTTTTTACTACTTATATGATATAATATTTTAAATTATCAATTTTTCAGGAGGACAATATGAAGTATTCGATTCAGGGAGATACTCTTCCGGTTGTTATTTGTGAACTTGACGCCGGAGAAAAAATTATTACAGAAGGTGGTGGCATGGCTTGGATGTCACCTAATATGAAAATGGAAACTACCGGTGGTGGTATTGGAAAAATGTTCGGAAGAGCCTTATCCGGTGATACTCTTTTTCAGAATATTTACACTGCAGAACGTACTAACGGAATGATTTCCATTGCTTCAAGCTTTCCAGGTTCTATTAAAGCTTTTGAAATCACTCCGGGGAATGAAATTATTCTTCAAAAATCTGCCTTTCTTGCTTCTGAAGCAGGTGTTGAATTATCAATGCATTTTAGAAAAAAACTTGGCTCAGGTCTTTTCGGTGGTGAAGGCTTTATTTTACAGAAGCTTTCAGGTAATGGTATTGCTTTTGCAGAATTTGATGGCCATGTCATTGAATACGAATTACAGCCTGGTCAGCAGATTGTTATAGACACCGGACATCTTGCCGCTATGTCAGTAACATGCCAGATGGATATTCAGACCGTTCCCGGTATAAAAAACATGTTCCTCGGTGGTGAAGGATTGTTTAACACTGTTGTTACAGGTCCGGGCCATGTATGGTTACAGACAATGCCTATTTCCAATATGGCAGGAGCTCTTCTACCATATCTGCCAACGTCAAATAAATAATTGAAGTATTAGTATTCTATTATTCAAGTATGTTTAATTAATAATAACTTGCGACTTTGATTACATTAATATGATAAAAAATCCCCCAGTATAATGATTTCAACCACTATGCTAGGGGATTTTCTTATTTTATTAGTATTTGTACCATATATGAATATTCTTCTCTATATGGTACAGATTTTAAGTCTGCTACAGCTCAATTTGCTTATATTTGTACCATATTTGCAATTTTTTCTCTGTATGGTACAGATTTCAAGTTTCTTGCATTTCAACTTGCTTATATTTGTACCATATACACATTTTCTTCTCCGTATGGTACAGATTCCAAGTTTCTTGCTCTTCAACTTGCCTATATTTGTACCATATACACATTTTCTTCTCCGTATGGTACAGATTTCAAGTTTCTTGCTCATCAATTTGCTTATATCTGTACCATCTATACACTTTCTTGCCTATATGGTACAAATTCAAGGTTTTCACGATAATTATTCCGCATACACCACAACATTTTCAATTATTCGATAATTTTGTGGTATATTTTTAATTTATGTCAACCAGTTTCTTGTCTCTTTTTATATGAATCAACAATTTTATACCACAACAATTGCAATATTCATACTAATTTGTGGTGTAAATTGTTTTATGCAAACCATATAATCACATATTTTGTTTAAAATTTGCCTTTACACACCACAACAATATTGAATTATCTAATAAGTTGTGGTGTTTCTTGTTTTTCCAGTTTACATAACTTTTATTCTAATCGTTATCAACTTACATAACTTCCATTCTAATTATCATTGGTTTACATAACTTTGATTTCTATTATCCAAGTTTGTATAAATCTCAATTTTAACCGCTACTAGTTTACATAACTCCAAAGCTCAACTTTCCCAAATCTTAACAGCTCTCCAAGTCTCAATTTCAGATAAAATTGTCTTTCAATCATTTGCATAATTTCATCTCGCATCTACTCTGCCACTTCTTTTCCTGCTGTAAGCACTTTTATTCCCACAACTGTTCCTATCATAAGAACAATTCCAATTGGAAGTGCCAACCACCCAAGCCCTGCTGCCTTCTGCAACGCACCTGCGATAATGTATGTGATAAATGAAATAACTGCAACTGTTGCAGCGTAAGGTATCTGTGTTGATACGTGGTTTGTATGTTCGCACTGCGCTCCCGCTGATGACATAATTGTTGTATCTGAAATTGGTGAGCAGTGGTCACCGCATACTGCACCTGCCATACATGCTGAAATAGCAATAATCATCATTGCAGGATCAGTTTTCTGGAACGCCTGAACAACAATAGGAATAAGGATACCAAATGTTCCCCATGAAGTACCTGTTGCAAAAGCAAGTCCACAACCTACAACAAATATAACTGCAGGAAGGAATATTGCAAAACCTGTTGCACTATGTTTCATAATTCCACCAACATATTCTGCTGCACCAAGGCTGCTTGTCATATTCTTCAATGTCCATGCAAAAGTAAGAATAAGAATTGCAGGTACCATAGCCTTAAATCCTTCAGGCAAACAATCCATACACTTCTTGAAGCTTAAAATTCTTCTTACAACATAGAATACAATAGTAATCATTAATGCAAAAATACTTCCGATAGCAAGTCCAACTGAAGCATCACTTTCAGAAAAAGCCTTAACAAAGCTTGTTCCTTTAAAGAATCCACCTGTATAAATCATACCAATAATACAACAAATAATAAGAGTAACTACAGGAACTACAAGGTCACAAACCTTGCCTCTCTTTTCTTCAGCCTGTTCTTCCTCTTTGTAAGTCTTCTGACCTGTTGTAAACAAGTCTCCTTTTGCTGCATTGGCTTCATGCTTAGCCATTGAGCCAAAATCAACTTTTAACAATACTATTGAAATCATCATAACAATAGTAAGCAAAGCATAATAGTTGTATGGAATTGACTTAATAAATACTACAAATCCATCCTGTCCTTTTACGAAACCTGTTACCGCTGCAGCCCATGAAGAAATAGGTGCAATAATACAAACAGGTGCTGCTGTTGCATCAATCAGATATGCAAGTTTTGCTCTTGAAACATTATGCTTATCTGTTACAGGTCGCATGACACTACCAACTGTAAGGCAGTTAAAATAGTCATCTACGAAAATAAGACAACCAAGCGCAATAGTTGCAAGCTGAGCACCAATTCTTGTTTTGATATGTTTAGATGCCCAATCACCAAAAGCTGCTGAACCACCTGCTGTATTCATAAGTGCAACTATTGTTCCAAGAACAACAAGGAATACTAATATTCCCACATTATATTCATCAGATAGTGAACCGATTATTCCGTCCTCTAATACATGTTCAATTGTTCCCTCAAATGAGCCTCCTGAATAAAAAATTCCACCAATTACAATTCCAATAAATAATGAACTGTAAACTTCCTTTGTAATAAGTGCTAATGCTATGGCTACCAGTGGTGGAACCAGTGCCCAAAATGTTCCAAAGAACTGTGGAACATACTTAGCCTCTTCGTCGGCACCAAAAACTGTTGTTCCAATAAGAACAACAAACATTAAAGTAAGTACCGCGATAATTCTTTTGTTTCCTCGTTTCATTTTTTCTCCCTTTCCTTATATTTAATTACAGTGTCTCAAAATCTCATCCCACCTGTGCTTTCACAATAGTCGTACTTTTTAACACTTTAATATTTTTGTTTTATTTTTCAAGAATAAACTTCTCGATAACGTGAGCTATTCCATCTTCATTATTAGATTTTGTAATGTAATCTGCGTTCTCCTTAACCACGTCTGTAGCATTGGCCATAGCAACACCAACGTGTGCGTACTTAATCATTGTAAGATCATTAAATCCGTCACCACAGGCAATGGTATTCTCTTTTGGAATTCCAAGATGATTAATAAGAACTTCTATTGAATGTGCTTTATCAATTCCCATTGGCAATGCTTCTATAAAGAATGGCTCTGAACGATATATGCTTATTCTTCCCTCAAACTTCTTTGAGAGAATCTTTTCATGTTCTGCTGCAATCTCGCCCGGTGCCGTTAACAGACATTTGTTAGGATTGTAATCAACATACTCAACAAGATTTTTCTCTTTAAGAGGCAACTTGTTAATAAATGATTCCAATTCAATATATTCATCTATTGGAGTTCCAACAACAATGCTATCGTCATCATAAGTAATAAGACCGATTTTGTTCCCTGTTGCATAATCAACTAATTCAGGAATATATTCTTTTGATAATGCATTCTCATAAATAACTTCCTTTGTTTTCCAGTTGATTACTTTTCCTCCATTAAAAGAAAGAACATATCCACCGTACTTATCAAGCTCAAGTGTTTTTGCAACCTGTGCTACTCCCGGCGTTGGGCGTCCTGATGCAAGCGCCACAATATGTCCTTCTTCCATTATTTGCTTCAATGCCTTTAATGTTTTAGGTGTAACTTTTTTGTCATCATTTGTAAGAGTTCCATCCAAATCTAAAAATAATACTTTTCTATCCATGCTTTATCTCCTGTTTTGTAAAATTTATTAAAGGTTTGGCCACCCATAATTTTACCATAAAAATTAAAACATACAAATAGTTTTATATAGTTAGTTTTTGGCATTAAAATATTTAATTTTTTTAGTTTATATTCCGTAATAATTATTTATATTAACAATAGTTAATTATCCCATATATTTATTTAATTTTCATTCACTG containing:
- a CDS encoding nuclear transport factor 2 family protein, giving the protein MKFYELPMGNIENKEIIEKQKIRELVEYERYCTDYGLKEQREKCWFKDGEIFTTWFKGKVTDYFNAKPTKRENKPDEKESHGHKINNTVVWLKDKKAIAEIICTLTFRTCLDGKWVDIQCNSRMHYRVEKRDGVWGIVYMEGIYEKDRMDSVFGDEPFYIKKEQLEKYRSNNFNMAARRDLYEGGLKYSEQWAGKDKPETIKKLYDDSSNWIFN
- a CDS encoding carboxylesterase family protein, whose product is MYIKKLKNKAISNPDYPVVNTKYGKLRGTWRDDCFVFKGIEYAKAKRFHLPTEPDKWEGIKDAVAYGPVPDEISTRIPGDSFTEPHFWYPQSEFCQNLNIWTPSIEKNEKLPVMVWIHGGGQEHGSAIEITAYDGEELATWGKVVVVSVNHRLNALGYLDLYEYGKEYEESGYVGMMDLVASLKWVKENISEFGGDPDNVMLFGQSGGGFKIIELMQMPAADGLYHKVSIHSGTGRDSTFTHENNKEVARDIVKFLNIKKENISEIETIPYYKLAKAINYAYDNFMKRHGERLQWTPPVDYKNYFGNPQMAGMKFREETKSIPMITGSVLGEFVSSAKHNGGIGDINQWKSKQTIDQLIERYGKYTDDIIREFGKAYPKKDPAKALYVDVFMRKPHKDLCKMRVEQNCADTYNWMLSLDMPCYGGTTPWHNADEAYIFHHAEFFESEYIPGISEKLQDEMAGALVSFAYTGNPNHKGLPKWNVAEKDVIPTMIFDKETEEKINYDDKLIELVEKAGALGPGDKGPERLYGGGTRLHI
- a CDS encoding Na+/H+ antiporter NhaC family protein, with product MKRGNKRIIAVLTLMFVVLIGTTVFGADEEAKYVPQFFGTFWALVPPLVAIALALITKEVYSSLFIGIVIGGIFYSGGSFEGTIEHVLEDGIIGSLSDEYNVGILVFLVVLGTIVALMNTAGGSAAFGDWASKHIKTRIGAQLATIALGCLIFVDDYFNCLTVGSVMRPVTDKHNVSRAKLAYLIDATAAPVCIIAPISSWAAAVTGFVKGQDGFVVFIKSIPYNYYALLTIVMMISIVLLKVDFGSMAKHEANAAKGDLFTTGQKTYKEEEQAEEKRGKVCDLVVPVVTLIICCIIGMIYTGGFFKGTSFVKAFSESDASVGLAIGSIFALMITIVFYVVRRILSFKKCMDCLPEGFKAMVPAILILTFAWTLKNMTSSLGAAEYVGGIMKHSATGFAIFLPAVIFVVGCGLAFATGTSWGTFGILIPIVVQAFQKTDPAMMIIAISACMAGAVCGDHCSPISDTTIMSSAGAQCEHTNHVSTQIPYAATVAVISFITYIIAGALQKAAGLGWLALPIGIVLMIGTVVGIKVLTAGKEVAE
- a CDS encoding Cof-type HAD-IIB family hydrolase, encoding MDRKVLFLDLDGTLTNDDKKVTPKTLKALKQIMEEGHIVALASGRPTPGVAQVAKTLELDKYGGYVLSFNGGKVINWKTKEVIYENALSKEYIPELVDYATGNKIGLITYDDDSIVVGTPIDEYIELESFINKLPLKEKNLVEYVDYNPNKCLLTAPGEIAAEHEKILSKKFEGRISIYRSEPFFIEALPMGIDKAHSIEVLINHLGIPKENTIACGDGFNDLTMIKYAHVGVAMANATDVVKENADYITKSNNEDGIAHVIEKFILEK
- a CDS encoding TIGR00266 family protein gives rise to the protein MKYSIQGDTLPVVICELDAGEKIITEGGGMAWMSPNMKMETTGGGIGKMFGRALSGDTLFQNIYTAERTNGMISIASSFPGSIKAFEITPGNEIILQKSAFLASEAGVELSMHFRKKLGSGLFGGEGFILQKLSGNGIAFAEFDGHVIEYELQPGQQIVIDTGHLAAMSVTCQMDIQTVPGIKNMFLGGEGLFNTVVTGPGHVWLQTMPISNMAGALLPYLPTSNK
- a CDS encoding alpha/beta hydrolase gives rise to the protein MKRYSDELVKKLGEEKEIIQSYGTEVIFKESPVDGRKGYMDPYEIKALENQQEHVGEEKCNEISLEKLAQRMRDSMGYPNLNLNETEIITKCESLVLEKNNVEIWRYYKRRTEKKERPALVMIHGGGWIGGSVSVLENYCKLVAERADAVVFSIEYNKGPEKPFPNAQNDCFNCLKHIYENYEKYGIDKNRIAVGGDSAGGNLALSTAIKARNSGLNWIKALVLAYPCTVKCDATMDGYVWSEDVYDFSEEQGDMEKKLINLGHMVKYGEDPIELMTMKNPQDVYNPIYSPMMDPDKSNMPYTLMISCEYDGLRQQDEFYVMQLRKAGNKAKCIRYGGISHAIIDRLGHVPQAEDIVNETVNIINEL